The genome window ttaaggacatatggttactatatatgtgagtaggatggattatgtggtgtaggtaggttagaatcccttgctaggttaaaatcgaggggttatgcaactattggatggttaaggtagttgcataaggcCAAGTCGGTCTGTCGTTCTTAattttagtgcagggtgaactaagttaagacccgttctataggagtagagtctaatctatttcattagtattatctaacatgtttgataagtcactttagattagatcagatctaggttagattggtgtgactagtttgactagataagatcttatttattttaggctagattatggttgttacactagcatgggataaatatgcttattggggtaagatgaatccataaggataaggtagaatcttttgaggtcagatagatctattaggataagataaatcttttcaagataagatgagaatctatttttttaggataagatggatctatgagtgtaggatagactttttcaagataagatggattttgctaggctagattctttgatgagggataacctagttcatttagatatttttataaccgtttttttctatatgtatatgcagatgtgattgtggacattactccacaactaatcacactcaatcaaagatccaaatcaaacaagtatcataagaacaaacattcaagcatacaaatacctataaaaatagttttgtttttgttcctaagagtaggtctcctattcctaaagtcactttaggcccaggtattcaaagtgtgaaatccacatttgtctttagaaaagaaaaggtaagaataatcagagtaagcggaaatagatgagaaagattaagataagtttagaaaagaatcagagtagcaaagataagtaGATAATggctgtccagttctatctaggtttcgtcctacagtcaacattcctctgataccacttctgtcacacccggattttaggggcaccaagacccgggcgcgaacataatcaccaggtgtgctggaaccaagtctcacacatatgatgaatcatggcacaggatcgaatgtcacatatttactaaataataggagttctgtacaaaataaataaataattacattataaggagacaacggtctagcaacccaaagttgactgggagacgacgacctagacctctcacgaacacatcgcagcatcctccatgcgcctcatcctgtggtacctgttcttgacctgtggggggtgtgagacagcaagagtgagctcacatacgttcatcgctcaacaagttgtggggaataatgtgcatgaactcgccaaaggtgggagctcatgtgaagtgtaaggcttaccaaagaggatgattagagctgagcattgcttttaaagttggtcaaaattttattagcagttactaagtataagtaaataccaacccaattaagtagaacagaagtaacaacctcacctgcgatgcaatgcatatgacaaattgaatttaagtttcataaattaatcatgtgagtgtccgagctgctcatgaccgtgagcacggctagtgtaccagttttacactctgcagaggttgcgcatctttacccacaagtcatgttacccatctgccaagggatcgcgacttcccatacacctctaccgaggaggcgaggcagggtaacactacgaggcctttacaaagttccactagcttcagaaaacccgctacagtttatgggaagctccaatgcagggttcttgcctgaccgccatcgcagcaaaatcaaccaaggacctccctacactgagcactcccctactgcccttgcccctttcgggtaaggtagtcctccactagctttcctaattagtcagccaagggcgtccataaacccttatggtagcactgttttcccgggtggttctccatgttccaattaacataatgatcttatcatgaacagtaaataacaacggataacaaaagtataatcatgaataatgtatcttcatacccaaaaccacataaagcactagcaagtactacccaaaaagttcagtggtaaacaaggtataaagatagacaaactagggtaacctattgggtcccttcaaaattaacctatgcagatcattatgattaattagaacatgagtgggtaaaaagaagtgatcaagggcacaacttgcctgggacttgagattccaggtaccaacttgctcttcgagTAACtcataacctcgctgctagtcgtagcaatacagacaaacatggtatatgcaaaagtaacattacaccaaacataagaacaaactgtataataataatctacacgtcactacgagatcgtgggttcgagaattgctaaattcgaagttacggttaaggagtcatgatttatggaagataaatgtgatttaaatattaaactatattataagttGGTTAACATACATCATATGAGAAATTATtaattaactcaactttaatctagattatgACTTGATTAGAAACCATATTTTTAGTCAAATCACTATCATGATCTAGTTTAACTTTGGTTAAAAGGTATAATCTATTAAACATAGGCTaaacaaatatctaattataaaatatatTTTATGGTACAACAATGTCGCCATTGCGTAGAAAATtttattatgaagctaacgcaacttgaacggagtaATTCGGAGTAAAAGTGAGTAAGTTATgcaataaacaagtttctaggtTTATTTTATATCGATTACCAGATTTATTTTATACAAATAACTGAACTGATGAGCTGCGGCTAGGATTTCTTGGAAGTTCAGGGGGCTATCTAAAATGAAATGGGCCTAACTGTAATTACTTTTGCACTTAATAGGACAACCGGTCTGATTATTGAAAACATAAGGGTCTTTTTATTAATTTGTGCACGGCTGAAGTTGTATCATCTAATCTGCACCATCGGATCAAAAACAAGCGGCATAGATTAGATTATCCCCTTCCTGAACCAGTACACAAATCGGGCCATTGGATCCACATCCCTTGGTCAATACACTACGTGCACCAGCGGCCATACGATCCTAGATCTACGGCGATGGATGAGTCCGGGCGAAACGTTACCTTGGCCTAATCTGGCGCGTTCATCAGGCGATCAACGGCCATCGCCGCGGGATCCGCTTGCCTAATCTGGGCCGATCAAAGAGGGATCAGTGGCCATCGGCCATCTCCTTCATCCGATTAACCCAGTGTGGCGGTGTGGGTATAGATGTCCAGAAAGCACGTGGCCCGTTAGCCCGGCACGAAGCACGATTTTTTAGCACGACACGAGCCCGGCCCGGCACAGAGTGAAGCGGGCCCGGGCTTAGCCCGGCCCGGATAGCGTGCCGGGCTCGACAGGAATTTGAGCCCGTTGGGCTAGCCCGAGCACGGCCCGTTATCAGCCGGGCTTTTAAACCGGCCCGTTCAACAAATGCACCTGGGACCTGGGCTGCTTACGCTAACGCTATGCACGCGGACGGCCCAGCCCAACTAAGCGCAGGCGCGCTGCTACCGTAGGCCCCAAATCCCGTATAAGTCACACGGCTTGTGCGAGCGCGAGCGCGACCGGCAACCCTAACCCTAACGCACTCTCCTCCCTCCCACCTGCGTCTCCGTGCGGCGGCCGCGGCTCTGTCTCGCGGCGTCGGCGACTCGGTCTCGGGCGCGGCACTCGGCTGCTccctcctcccggtgctccctgcTCGGCTGCTGCCTCATCCCGGTGGTCCCTGGCTGGCTGGCTCCCTGCTCGGCTGCTCCATCCACCCGACGCTCCCTGCTCCCTCGatctctcctcctcctcctcccggcGCTCCCTGGTCCCTCGGTCCctccggcggcgcggcggcctccTCGTCGACCAGCTCGCACGTTAGCTTCCCCGCCAACGGGTAGAAGTGGTGTAGCGCGGCGGCGAGGGAGTCCCTGAACCGTGGCAGCTCGCCCAGCGTGAAGTCGGAGACGTCGAGCAGGTCGGCCCTGTCGTAGAAGAACAGGCGTTGTACGGGCGGGATGGCCAAGAAAACGAGGTCGTAGAACCTGAGCGGCAGCGCTCGTGGCTGCCCTGCCGCCGGTGCCGGCGATGGCGTGACGTCAAACTTCTCCATGGCAGGTGGGAGGGCAGCTTGCTGTTTCATCTCCATTTCTCTCTGTTCTCTCTCTTCCATCTCAGTCAATTCCTTGTGGTATATTGCAAAATTTAGAACTTGCAATGCAGCCTCAACATCGGATTTCAGAACCTGCAACAAGACATTGACGCCAATGAGATCTTCTCGAGGACAAACGGCTCAGTTATCC of Zea mays cultivar B73 chromosome 8, Zm-B73-REFERENCE-NAM-5.0, whole genome shotgun sequence contains these proteins:
- the LOC109941580 gene encoding uncharacterized protein, whose protein sequence is MKLRHEVLKSDVEAALQVLNFAIYHKELTEMEEREQREMEMKQQAALPPAMEKFDVTPSPAPAAGQPRALPLRFYDLVFLAIPPVQRLFFYDRADLLDVSDFTLGELPRFRDSLAAALHHFYPLAGKLTCELVDEEAAAPPEGPRDQGAPGGGGGEIEGAGSVGWMEQPSREPASQGPPG